AAGATGTTGCTGACCTCCACAAAGAGGGTCATGACACCCCCTGCCACAAAGCTGCCCTGAAAGATTCCGGAGGCAAAGGCAAAGATGGCCTAGGAGAGAAGAAAGGTCAGTAGAGGACCATCCAGGGAAGAGAGGGATACCTCAGTGATGAGCCCCTTTCTTCCCAAGGAGTCAATGCAGCAGGAGACCTGAGATCTTGGGTTTTTAATAATATCTATGCTTTGGTTATCACATGTCTGGCTTCTCTGCAGTCCCATGTATTCTACAAGAACCCTTGCAGCTTCAGGAAGGCCAGGGGAAGCTTGGTCTTGCTTCTAGTGCTGCAATCCCTCTTCACCCACACTAGCCACCTGTGTTCTCTCCAGGGCACAGAAAGCTGGTAGACCCGGTCAGACAGCCACAGTGGGCTAGGCTAAAgggtggggatacaaagacaggaCTCTCCTGAGGGCCCAGCCCAGATCCTTGTCATGGGATTTCAGGTCTCCCCCTCCCACAGAGCTCTGGGactttgaggggcagctaggtggtacagtggattcTGGAGGACTTCAAGTCTGctctcagacactcaacatttcctagctgtgtcaccctgagcaagtcacttaatcctagttGCCtcgggaaaaaaaaggaaaagcaggaCTGAATTCAGTGTCTGGCAGTATTGCACATGGAGGCTCCTGTTCTTTACCATTTTTAAGGGGATTGTCAAAGGTTTCTGCCTCAACTAGAGAGGGGAATTCCTTCTCACATCCAGAATTAGCAAATGTGTCCAATTAGGAGACCTTATTGGAGGAGTGAAAAGAAGCTCCGCCCTAGTGGCCGAACTGCTCAGACTATGCCAGGGGTATTGTAGCCCCTATCCCTGCCCGACCAATTCTCCCAGAGCACGTTAGAACACTGGGGGGAAAGGCTTCTGGGACAGTCTGTTCCTGCTAGGCCAGTATCCGGGAGGGGGACCAGAGCTGACCCAAGCCTGCTGACTCTGATAAGGGCTGCCTCGGCCTTCCTGGCCGCTTCCTCCCAGGGCCTCTGCCTCACCAAGACGTGGTGCACCAGATATTCCCACGACGCCCGAGCCTGGCCGCTCAACACGATGTCCAACGTGTCATGGATAAAATAGCCTGCAGAAGGGGGCAAGCAGAGAGGCCATGTGACCGGCCCTGGGGTCTCGGGCCCCCCGCGCCCCGCCCCCCGCGGGCTCCCCAGCCAGCACCTACCGGTGGAGAAGCAGACGAGCCAATAGCCGGAAAGGGACGAGGCGGTCTCGAGCTCCACCAGCATCTCCGGGGTCTGCCAGACGCTGTGGGccaagggggagggggagatccCTCATCACCCCACTGGCCCCGGAGGGCCTGGCTCTCAGAGGAGGGGGGGGGTGTTCCGAGAAGCCGGCCCTCCCGATTGGCCGCTGGGAGAGGAGGGGCGGGGTCGGGCGCTAGGCGGGGCCTGGCGGGCGTCCAGGTGCCTCCGGTTTCCCAGGTGAGAGTTCCCCCTCGCCTCTGGGTCCTTTCCCACCCTCGGCCCCCGCCCTGCTCCCGCTTGGCCCGGGTTCCAAAAAGGGAATCAGGTGAGAGTGCCGGGCTCACCCCGCCCCTCGTGAGTCCCGGAGGAGCCGCGGCCCCGGCCGGGGTGGGCCCCCTCCCCACTCACCAGAGCAGAGCCCAGAGTCCGGACACGATGGAGTGGGCGAAGGAGACGAGCAGGTTGTGCCAGCGCCAGGTGCGCACGGGGTCGCCTCGCACGTTGGTGGGCAGGGGCAGCCGGGCCAGCAGCAGCAGGGCGGCCCGGAAGGTCAGCGTGGTGCCCAGCAGCAGCAGCGCGGGGGGCACGGTCTGGAGCATGGGGTCGCTCTCGGGCGCCTCGGCCGGCGCCGCTCCGGATGCGCCGCAGCTGTCGGGGCGACCTCTCGGGCCGTCAGAGGCCGGCCCCTCGGTCCCGCTGCCTCCCTCCCGGCCGGCCCCTCCCCCACGGCGCCTCTGCCCCCGCCCCCTCCGGTCCCCGCCAGCCCCCGCCCCCTCCGGCCCTCCGCCCGCCTGCTCACCGCCTCCTCCCAGCGCGGGGGCAACCCCCGGTCCTCGGCCCCGAAGGGAGCCTCGCCCGCCCGGCCCAGTCCCCGGCACTCTCGCAGATCAACTTTTCCAAGTTGCCCAGAGGTCCGCGGCGGGGAAGGGGCGCCCGCCCCCCGCCCCGTCCAGGAGAGCTCACCTGCCCAGCTCCCGGGATCGGGAGCCGCGATCTCCGGCCGGGGCTGGCTACCGGTGCGTGGGCACGGAGCGTCCGGGAGCCGGAGCTGCTGGCGCCTGGAGTGGGCAGGTTGTGAACGGGCGCAGGGGACACCCAGGGATTCTTTCCGGCTTCCCTCCGCCCTCTCCCcttgccccctcccccagcctcatTAACCCGGAGCGTCCCCGGGCGAGTTCCCTCCTGCCCGGCTTCCCCCGCCTACTGCCCGACGCCATGCCCCGGGGGAGGGGAGAGGCCGGCCGCTCCGGCCCCGCGCCCCGGCCCGAGGGGCGGCCGCCCCACGCTCCCAGCCCGCAGCCCTCTCCCACCCTTGGAGTGACCTTCGCTTTCCCGGCCCAGCCCGGCTCCGTCCCGCCCCGTCGGACCCCATGGCTGGCCCAGGTCCCCGCCGCCTCCGGTTCGCTGTCCCTCTTTGGgcgccccgccccctccctccccctggcCCGCACGTGTCCTGGGACCCAGATGTCCGGAGCAGCTGCCGACCTGGGCCGCTAGGTGTCAGTGTGGCTGCACAGTGGAGCCCTCAGCCCCCCACGTCCAGCCCCAGCCGGGCGACGGGAAGGAAGAGGTGCTTCCTCTTCGGCTGCTTGTTAAGGGGATGGAGAGTGAATGCCTGCCGGGTGCCGGGCATCTGACAGATCCGCCCCATTGGGGTGGCCGGGGGCTCGCTCTCGGGGTGTCTCCCTTCTGGGGGCTCCCCGGCAGCCCACTCCGTCTTAAAGGCGGCCGCCTGCATTTCCCACTAAAGTCGTGCTTTAGGATTTTGCAAAGCAGAGCAAGGGGCTAAGGTCCTGGCTTTATCCCCATAGTACAGATGCGGACACCGAGACTCAGGAACTTGGGCCAGGTGGGCTGGGATTCAAACCTGAGCTGCTTGGTTCAAAGTCCAACGTTCTTGGTCTGAAGCCCAGGCAGCCTGAGCCTGGGGAGGGGCATGAGTCAAAGAGCCCGCCTGGGCCTCCGGCTCTAACTCTGTGGTCCTGAAAAGCTCCATCTGTGCCCCAGCAGCCTGGGGTGGCCAGAGGCGGACCCTGTGGAGTCCAGTCACCCCGAGGCCAGAGGGGCAGTGGCTGAGGGTCCTGAGGGGCAGTGGCTGAGGGTCCCGTCGCCCCCAGGCCAGAGGGGCAGTGGCTGAGGGTCCCGTCGCCCCCAGGCCAGAGGGGCAGTGGTGGCCCTGGCTCTTTTTAAGTCTCTGCTCGACCTTGAATGCCTCGGCCCCAGCAGTAAACTACCCCCCCtgctctttccccctccccaaccccAGAAG
The Sminthopsis crassicaudata isolate SCR6 chromosome 4, ASM4859323v1, whole genome shotgun sequence genome window above contains:
- the TLCD1 gene encoding TLC domain-containing protein 1 encodes the protein MLQTVPPALLLLGTTLTFRAALLLLARLPLPTNVRGDPVRTWRWHNLLVSFAHSIVSGLWALLCVWQTPEMLVELETASSLSGYWLVCFSTGYFIHDTLDIVLSGQARASWEYLVHHVLAIFAFASGIFQGSFVAGGVMTLFVEVSNIFLTIRMLMKLSNNQNHVFYEINKYINLVMYFLFRLAPQAYLTSFFIQYLGQRTLGAFLLTILLLLDLMILTYFSRLLRSDFCPDRGSLRPNNDKFLTD